One window from the genome of Mauremys mutica isolate MM-2020 ecotype Southern chromosome 4, ASM2049712v1, whole genome shotgun sequence encodes:
- the DYRK3 gene encoding dual specificity tyrosine-phosphorylation-regulated kinase 3 isoform X2, protein MLLSRKPEGPLTAARFGDGLYDSYMRIDQIRYPDPTNEEHSPSGLPSLGRSNVTSNKLTMKDHPLTGSQVKVEQLYEDSGNKRSSTLQSAGISSSERSLPSLSKDKSIDSLSTAKSCGSSSKVRKAISQAPEQAVKQYKHQLSAYEQQEICNFSEIFFVGPNAKKRQGVVGGPNNGGYDDDQGGYIHVPHDHLAYRYEVLKIIGKGSFGQVAKVYDHKLHQHLALKMVRNEKRFHRQAAEEIRILEHLKKQDKTGSMNVIHMLESFTFRNHICMTFELLSMNLYELIKRNKFQGFSVQLVRKFAHSILQCLEALYKNKIIHCDLKPENILLKQQGRSGIKVIDFGSSCFEHQRVYTYIQSRFYRAPEVILGSRYGMPIDMWSFGCILVELLTGYPLFPGEDEGDQLACMMELLGMPPQKLLDQSKRAKNFINSKGHPRYCTATTHTDGKVILNGSRSRRGKMRGAPGNKDWVTALKGCDDPLFIEFLKECLNWDPSARMTPNQALRHAWICKRMLKPPSTDKSMGKRISNYTSSFPGIGSKLPPVVGVANKLRANLTSESNGSIPLCTVLPKLVS, encoded by the exons ATGCTGCTGAGCAGGAAGCCGGAGGGGCCGCTCACCGCAG CCAGGTTTGGAGATGGATTGTATGATTCCTACATGAGAATAGATCAAATTAGGTACCCAGATCCTACAAATGAAGAACACAGCCCTTCTGGACTTCCTTCACTTGGGAGATCAAAT GTTACTAGCAACAAACTCACTATGAAAGATCATCCTCTGACTGGAAGTCAGGTCAAAGTTGAGCAACTGTATGAGGACTCTGGCAATAAGAGGAGCAGTActcttcagtctgcaggaatCAGTAGTTCCGAAAGATCTCTTCCTTCCCTGTCAAAAGATAAAAGTATAGACAGCTTAAGCACAGCCAAATCTTGTGGAAGTTCATCAAAAGTGCGCAAAGCTATCTCTCAGGCTCCAGAGCAAGCAGTGAAGCAATATAAACATCAGTTATCTGCTTACGAGCAGCAAGAAATATGTAACTTTTCTGAAATTTTCTTTGTGgggccaaatgcaaaaaaaaggcAAGGAGTAGTCGGTGGCCCCAACAATGGAGGATATGATGATGACCAAGGTGGATACATTCATGTGCCTCATGACCATCTGGCTTACCGATATGAAGTACTTAAAATAATTGGAAAGGGCAGTTTTGGACAAGTAGCTAAAGTTTATGATCATAAACTCCACCAGCATTTGGCCTTAAAGATGGTTCGCAATGAGAAGAGGTTTCACCGTCAAGCAGCAGAAGAAATTCGGATTTTGGAGCATCTCAAGAAACAGGATAAAACTGGCAGCATGAATGTTATTCACATGCTAGAAAGTTTCACCTTTCGGAACCACATATGTATGACCTTTGAGCTCCTGAGCATGAACCTGTATGAGCTGATCAAAAGAAATAAATTTCAAGGGTTCAGTGTACAGCTGGTACGCAAGTTTGCCCACTCTATATTACAATGTTTGGAGGctctttataaaaacaaaatcataCATTGTGACCTGAAGCCAGAAAATATACTTCTAAAACAGCAAGGGCGGAGTGGCATCAAGGTTATTGATTTTGGGTCCAGCTGCTTTGAGCACCAAAGAGTCTACACGTATATTCAGTCTCGATTCTATAGGGCCCCAGAGGTCATTCTGGGAAGTCGCTATGGGATGCCCATAGACATGTGGAGTTTTGGTTGTATTCTGGTGGAACTGTTGACTGGATATCCTCTTTTTCCTGGAGAAGATGAGGGAGACCAACTGGCTTGTATGATGGAACTTCTTGGAATGCCACCTCAGAAGCTTTTGGATCAATCCAAGCGAGCCAAGAACTTCATCAACTCCAAGGGTCATCCTCGCTACTGCACTGCAACTACACATACAGATGGGAAAGTGATCCTCAATGGCAGTCGATCACGCAGGGGTAAAATGCGTGGTGCGCCAGGCAACAAAGACTGGGTGACAGCGTTGAAAGGCTGTGATGACCCCTTGTTTATAGAATTCTTAAAAGAATGTCTTAACTGGGATCCTTCTGCACGCATGACTCCAAATCAAGCTTTAAGACACGCATGGATTTGTAAGCGAATGCTCAAACCACCCAGTACTGATAAAAGCATGGGTAAACGGATATCTAACTACACAAGCTCCTTCCCAGGAATAGGTTCTAAGTTGCCTCCAGTAGTTGGAGTGGCAAACAAACTGAGGGCTAATTTAACATCTGAATCAAATGGCAGTATACCGCTATGCACTGTGCTACCAAAACTGGTCAGTTAA
- the DYRK3 gene encoding dual specificity tyrosine-phosphorylation-regulated kinase 3 isoform X1 — MRLLKLDWTKHRRTDCNEQASSGQGVKYANNRKLPSVVISNDAEFLSVPTFFFFFFARFGDGLYDSYMRIDQIRYPDPTNEEHSPSGLPSLGRSNVTSNKLTMKDHPLTGSQVKVEQLYEDSGNKRSSTLQSAGISSSERSLPSLSKDKSIDSLSTAKSCGSSSKVRKAISQAPEQAVKQYKHQLSAYEQQEICNFSEIFFVGPNAKKRQGVVGGPNNGGYDDDQGGYIHVPHDHLAYRYEVLKIIGKGSFGQVAKVYDHKLHQHLALKMVRNEKRFHRQAAEEIRILEHLKKQDKTGSMNVIHMLESFTFRNHICMTFELLSMNLYELIKRNKFQGFSVQLVRKFAHSILQCLEALYKNKIIHCDLKPENILLKQQGRSGIKVIDFGSSCFEHQRVYTYIQSRFYRAPEVILGSRYGMPIDMWSFGCILVELLTGYPLFPGEDEGDQLACMMELLGMPPQKLLDQSKRAKNFINSKGHPRYCTATTHTDGKVILNGSRSRRGKMRGAPGNKDWVTALKGCDDPLFIEFLKECLNWDPSARMTPNQALRHAWICKRMLKPPSTDKSMGKRISNYTSSFPGIGSKLPPVVGVANKLRANLTSESNGSIPLCTVLPKLVS; from the exons ATGAGACTTttgaaactagactggacaaagcaccgGAGAACAGATTGTAACGAACAAGCCAGTTCTGGACAAGGCGTGAAATATGCAAACAATAGAAAACTTCCTTCCGTGGTGATTTCAAATGATGCCGAGTTTCTTTCAGtgcctactttttttttctttttttttg CCAGGTTTGGAGATGGATTGTATGATTCCTACATGAGAATAGATCAAATTAGGTACCCAGATCCTACAAATGAAGAACACAGCCCTTCTGGACTTCCTTCACTTGGGAGATCAAAT GTTACTAGCAACAAACTCACTATGAAAGATCATCCTCTGACTGGAAGTCAGGTCAAAGTTGAGCAACTGTATGAGGACTCTGGCAATAAGAGGAGCAGTActcttcagtctgcaggaatCAGTAGTTCCGAAAGATCTCTTCCTTCCCTGTCAAAAGATAAAAGTATAGACAGCTTAAGCACAGCCAAATCTTGTGGAAGTTCATCAAAAGTGCGCAAAGCTATCTCTCAGGCTCCAGAGCAAGCAGTGAAGCAATATAAACATCAGTTATCTGCTTACGAGCAGCAAGAAATATGTAACTTTTCTGAAATTTTCTTTGTGgggccaaatgcaaaaaaaaggcAAGGAGTAGTCGGTGGCCCCAACAATGGAGGATATGATGATGACCAAGGTGGATACATTCATGTGCCTCATGACCATCTGGCTTACCGATATGAAGTACTTAAAATAATTGGAAAGGGCAGTTTTGGACAAGTAGCTAAAGTTTATGATCATAAACTCCACCAGCATTTGGCCTTAAAGATGGTTCGCAATGAGAAGAGGTTTCACCGTCAAGCAGCAGAAGAAATTCGGATTTTGGAGCATCTCAAGAAACAGGATAAAACTGGCAGCATGAATGTTATTCACATGCTAGAAAGTTTCACCTTTCGGAACCACATATGTATGACCTTTGAGCTCCTGAGCATGAACCTGTATGAGCTGATCAAAAGAAATAAATTTCAAGGGTTCAGTGTACAGCTGGTACGCAAGTTTGCCCACTCTATATTACAATGTTTGGAGGctctttataaaaacaaaatcataCATTGTGACCTGAAGCCAGAAAATATACTTCTAAAACAGCAAGGGCGGAGTGGCATCAAGGTTATTGATTTTGGGTCCAGCTGCTTTGAGCACCAAAGAGTCTACACGTATATTCAGTCTCGATTCTATAGGGCCCCAGAGGTCATTCTGGGAAGTCGCTATGGGATGCCCATAGACATGTGGAGTTTTGGTTGTATTCTGGTGGAACTGTTGACTGGATATCCTCTTTTTCCTGGAGAAGATGAGGGAGACCAACTGGCTTGTATGATGGAACTTCTTGGAATGCCACCTCAGAAGCTTTTGGATCAATCCAAGCGAGCCAAGAACTTCATCAACTCCAAGGGTCATCCTCGCTACTGCACTGCAACTACACATACAGATGGGAAAGTGATCCTCAATGGCAGTCGATCACGCAGGGGTAAAATGCGTGGTGCGCCAGGCAACAAAGACTGGGTGACAGCGTTGAAAGGCTGTGATGACCCCTTGTTTATAGAATTCTTAAAAGAATGTCTTAACTGGGATCCTTCTGCACGCATGACTCCAAATCAAGCTTTAAGACACGCATGGATTTGTAAGCGAATGCTCAAACCACCCAGTACTGATAAAAGCATGGGTAAACGGATATCTAACTACACAAGCTCCTTCCCAGGAATAGGTTCTAAGTTGCCTCCAGTAGTTGGAGTGGCAAACAAACTGAGGGCTAATTTAACATCTGAATCAAATGGCAGTATACCGCTATGCACTGTGCTACCAAAACTGGTCAGTTAA
- the DYRK3 gene encoding dual specificity tyrosine-phosphorylation-regulated kinase 3 isoform X3 has translation MRIDQIRYPDPTNEEHSPSGLPSLGRSNVTSNKLTMKDHPLTGSQVKVEQLYEDSGNKRSSTLQSAGISSSERSLPSLSKDKSIDSLSTAKSCGSSSKVRKAISQAPEQAVKQYKHQLSAYEQQEICNFSEIFFVGPNAKKRQGVVGGPNNGGYDDDQGGYIHVPHDHLAYRYEVLKIIGKGSFGQVAKVYDHKLHQHLALKMVRNEKRFHRQAAEEIRILEHLKKQDKTGSMNVIHMLESFTFRNHICMTFELLSMNLYELIKRNKFQGFSVQLVRKFAHSILQCLEALYKNKIIHCDLKPENILLKQQGRSGIKVIDFGSSCFEHQRVYTYIQSRFYRAPEVILGSRYGMPIDMWSFGCILVELLTGYPLFPGEDEGDQLACMMELLGMPPQKLLDQSKRAKNFINSKGHPRYCTATTHTDGKVILNGSRSRRGKMRGAPGNKDWVTALKGCDDPLFIEFLKECLNWDPSARMTPNQALRHAWICKRMLKPPSTDKSMGKRISNYTSSFPGIGSKLPPVVGVANKLRANLTSESNGSIPLCTVLPKLVS, from the exons ATGAGAATAGATCAAATTAGGTACCCAGATCCTACAAATGAAGAACACAGCCCTTCTGGACTTCCTTCACTTGGGAGATCAAAT GTTACTAGCAACAAACTCACTATGAAAGATCATCCTCTGACTGGAAGTCAGGTCAAAGTTGAGCAACTGTATGAGGACTCTGGCAATAAGAGGAGCAGTActcttcagtctgcaggaatCAGTAGTTCCGAAAGATCTCTTCCTTCCCTGTCAAAAGATAAAAGTATAGACAGCTTAAGCACAGCCAAATCTTGTGGAAGTTCATCAAAAGTGCGCAAAGCTATCTCTCAGGCTCCAGAGCAAGCAGTGAAGCAATATAAACATCAGTTATCTGCTTACGAGCAGCAAGAAATATGTAACTTTTCTGAAATTTTCTTTGTGgggccaaatgcaaaaaaaaggcAAGGAGTAGTCGGTGGCCCCAACAATGGAGGATATGATGATGACCAAGGTGGATACATTCATGTGCCTCATGACCATCTGGCTTACCGATATGAAGTACTTAAAATAATTGGAAAGGGCAGTTTTGGACAAGTAGCTAAAGTTTATGATCATAAACTCCACCAGCATTTGGCCTTAAAGATGGTTCGCAATGAGAAGAGGTTTCACCGTCAAGCAGCAGAAGAAATTCGGATTTTGGAGCATCTCAAGAAACAGGATAAAACTGGCAGCATGAATGTTATTCACATGCTAGAAAGTTTCACCTTTCGGAACCACATATGTATGACCTTTGAGCTCCTGAGCATGAACCTGTATGAGCTGATCAAAAGAAATAAATTTCAAGGGTTCAGTGTACAGCTGGTACGCAAGTTTGCCCACTCTATATTACAATGTTTGGAGGctctttataaaaacaaaatcataCATTGTGACCTGAAGCCAGAAAATATACTTCTAAAACAGCAAGGGCGGAGTGGCATCAAGGTTATTGATTTTGGGTCCAGCTGCTTTGAGCACCAAAGAGTCTACACGTATATTCAGTCTCGATTCTATAGGGCCCCAGAGGTCATTCTGGGAAGTCGCTATGGGATGCCCATAGACATGTGGAGTTTTGGTTGTATTCTGGTGGAACTGTTGACTGGATATCCTCTTTTTCCTGGAGAAGATGAGGGAGACCAACTGGCTTGTATGATGGAACTTCTTGGAATGCCACCTCAGAAGCTTTTGGATCAATCCAAGCGAGCCAAGAACTTCATCAACTCCAAGGGTCATCCTCGCTACTGCACTGCAACTACACATACAGATGGGAAAGTGATCCTCAATGGCAGTCGATCACGCAGGGGTAAAATGCGTGGTGCGCCAGGCAACAAAGACTGGGTGACAGCGTTGAAAGGCTGTGATGACCCCTTGTTTATAGAATTCTTAAAAGAATGTCTTAACTGGGATCCTTCTGCACGCATGACTCCAAATCAAGCTTTAAGACACGCATGGATTTGTAAGCGAATGCTCAAACCACCCAGTACTGATAAAAGCATGGGTAAACGGATATCTAACTACACAAGCTCCTTCCCAGGAATAGGTTCTAAGTTGCCTCCAGTAGTTGGAGTGGCAAACAAACTGAGGGCTAATTTAACATCTGAATCAAATGGCAGTATACCGCTATGCACTGTGCTACCAAAACTGGTCAGTTAA